DNA from bacterium:
TGAAGGAAGAGACCTTTCATATATCCTTTCCGGAAGAGTTAAAAGTCTATATGGTTTTATTCCTGTTAACGCCCGATAGAAAGCCTCTATAGAGGGAGTTGCTGAACCCAGGACAAGAGTCGCCCCCTCGAGTTCAGCCCTCTTCTGGGCTAATTCTCTAGTATGATACAAAGGTCTCTTTTCCTGCTTGTAAGAAGTATCATGCTCTTCATCAATTATTATTAGACCCAAATTGGGGAAAGGCGCAAAAATCGTTGACCTTGCTCCAATCATTATATCTATCTTTCCCTGGTAGGCGGATTGCCAAGTTCTATACCTCTCTCCCTGGGAAAGGCGACTGTGCCACAGGCCGATTCGACTGGAACCGAATCTCTGTTTAAAAACACTCAAGAATTGTGGAGTCAATGATATTTCCGGAACCAAAAATATGGACTGCCTTCCCACCTCCTGAGCTTGAGCTATAGCCTGCAGATAGACCTCTGTCTTGCCACTGTCAGTTACGCCGTGGACAAGGAAGACAGTAAAACTTTTTTCTTTTATATTATTTTGAATGGGCTTTAGTATTCTCCTTTGCTGGGAAAATGGTATAAAGGCAGAGAAAACCTTTATTTCTGTCTTTTTAATCTTTTCTCTTAGTTTTACAGGCCGAAAATTGTGGGGGAGTATTATATCCAGAGCCTGCCCCAGAGAACAAACATAATATTTAGACATCCACTTAGCCAGCTCTAATAGATTTGTAGAAATTAAGGGTTCTTTATCGATGATTTCTTTAATCATTTTTATGCCTTTTACTCTTGGCCTCGTTAAGCCATCTACAATATATCCTATCCTTCCTTTGGGTCCAAAAGGTGCTACTATTCTTCTTCCTGCCAGTCTTTCTGACTCCAGTTCCAGGGGAAGCGAATAGTGGAAAATTCTATTAAAGGGGATAGGAAAAACAACTGACACACATCCTTGTATTGCCATAAATAATCCTTAGAAAATGGGGTCAACTCTATTTTATTTTTTTCTTCCTGTTAACTTTCTTCGAAAATAGCGGAATCATCCTCAATGTGGAGAAATAGAGGTCATCGCCTTCTTTATCTCTTTCATGTCTTCCCACACTTCCCGTTTTCTCGTCGGGTCTCTCAAAAGATATGCTGGATGGTAAGTGGGAATAACCTTTATAGGCTCTCCAAACTTTCCATAAGGCGGACAAAAATCGTAGAACTTACCACGAAGTTTTCCGATGCCTTCAGTTAAGTTCAACAGCGCCTTGGTAGCCGGTGAACCCAAAGTACAGATGATTTTAGGCTCGATAATTCCAATCTGCTTAAACAAAATTGGAAGGCACTGAGCTACCTCATCTTGAGTTGGCGGTCGGTCGTTACCTCTCATTTCTGGGTGGGTGGGATCTTTCATGGGATGACATTTCACAATATTGGAAATGTATACTTCCTCTCTTGTCAGTTTAATCGATTCAATTATTTTAGTTAAAAGCTGTCCTGCTCTCCCTATAAAGGGAATTCCCAATCGATCCTCATCGAAACCGGGCCCCTCACCAACAAACATTAGTTCAGCCTTGGAGTTCCCCACTCCAAACACCAAATTTGTCCTCGTTCTTCCCAACTTACACTTCTGACAATCCTTTATGCGCCTTGCCAGATCATCCAAGGTTCCTGATTCAGCTTTCTTTTCTTCCCAATGTTGCATAAACTCTTTTATTCCCCTATTTCTTTCTTGTTCCAGAAACTTCCTGGTTATTGAAATTAACTCAGCAAATTCTTTGCCTTTATTCAATTCTAAATCCTTAACTCATTTCGTGATAAATTCTTTTAATTCGGATAGTATCCTTTCAGCTATCTTTTCCTTTTGCATTTCTCGTAAGAAAATTTTCTTCCCCGATTTTGTGAAAATTTTAACCGTGGCTTCATTCTGGCTCATTGCTCGAGGAGTATTAGCTATAATCATATCTAAATTCTTCTTTTTCAGTTTCTCCCGGGCGTTCTTTTCCAAATCTCTTGTCTCTAAAGCGAACCCGATCAAGCATTTCGCATCTTTCTGTTTACCCAATTGACCAATGATATCAGGGTTCCTTGTCAAATTTATACTTTTCCTCTGGAGGTTAGTTTTAATTTTCTCTTTCTCTCTCTTCTCTGGACGGTAATCACCCACAGCAGCAGAAGCGATAACCACATCGGAGCGAGGAGCGTATTTTACCACTTCCTTTTCCATATCCAGGGCTGACTCTACAAATATGGTATTCACTCCTTGTGGTGGTGTAATATTTGTAGGACCACTAATTAATGTTACCTTTGCCCCTCTTCTTTGTGCTACTTCAGCCAAAACATAGCCCATTTTGCCGGAAGAAGCATTCGCTATATACCTCACCGAGTCGAGGTATTCATGAGTGGGACCAGCAGTGATGAGAAAAGTCTTCCCTGCCATGTCTTTTTCTCTATTCAAAATATCCTTAACGCCATCTATAATCTTATCATTACTGGCTAACCTG
Protein-coding regions in this window:
- a CDS encoding uracil-DNA glycosylase, whose product is MNKGKEFAELISITRKFLEQERNRGIKEFMQHWEEKKAESGTLDDLARRIKDCQKCKLGRTRTNLVFGVGNSKAELMFVGEGPGFDEDRLGIPFIGRAGQLLTKIIESIKLTREEVYISNIVKCHPMKDPTHPEMRGNDRPPTQDEVAQCLPILFKQIGIIEPKIICTLGSPATKALLNLTEGIGKLRGKFYDFCPPYGKFGEPIKVIPTYHPAYLLRDPTRKREVWEDMKEIKKAMTSISPH
- the coaBC gene encoding bifunctional phosphopantothenoylcysteine decarboxylase/phosphopantothenate--cysteine ligase CoaBC translates to MSKKRNLKKNRPFLGRKLVLGITGSIAAYKACEIVSRLKELGAEVFVIMTKAATHFVTPLTFQTLSGNRVYLNLFDLPEEWELEHISLAERADLILIAPTTANTIAKLATGIADDLLTTTVLASESPILIAPAMHETMYKNSFTQANIEKLKEKGFKFIGPEYGKLASGKSGLGRLASNDKIIDGVKDILNREKDMAGKTFLITAGPTHEYLDSVRYIANASSGKMGYVLAEVAQRRGAKVTLISGPTNITPPQGVNTIFVESALDMEKEVVKYAPRSDVVIASAAVGDYRPEKREKEKIKTNLQRKSINLTRNPDIIGQLGKQKDAKCLIGFALETRDLEKNAREKLKKKNLDMIIANTPRAMSQNEATVKIFTKSGKKIFLREMQKEKIAERILSELKEFITK